CAGAAATTCACCTGTTTCATAATTGTAATATGTAATTTTCTCCCCTTGGACCTAAGATATTTATACATTCAAAAGTTTATAACTTGCTGTTCTTGAGACATTGTTCATTCTCTAATACATACATtgagtataaataaataactacaagaaagcttcaacaatcTGAATTAACATTATGctgtgcaaaacaaaaacaaaaacaaaaaacacacaaaaaagtcaaACTTTGAACAACCTACATTCTATGTAAATACCCTGACTAAGATATTGGTTGTGCTACACAATTCCACTTTAGTGCAGAAATGCATTGATTTCACTGTACCGTTGTTGTTGGCTTTTTAAGTGTCTTTAGCACTTCTGTTTCTAAGCATTGCCTTgctttgaaaagatgaataatTTGCTACCAAATCACAAATCATCACAAATCCATTTTAGTTTGGTCTGAATAAAATCCagcataaatgtattattttattctggGTATAATGGCTTGGTGTCTTTGTCCCAACAGCTTTCTTCTTAAGGGCAAACCACGGTTGAAATTGTCATTTGGGTTTAAACTGCACAAAAGAAGAGACAGTGAAACttgccatttgttttttgttttctttttaagtctcCAGATCTTGCTAGGACACTTCTTCCAGACCAACAGTCAGATAGTTGTGGCACGTGATCCTATTTGAAATAGAGGTGGTTTAAATCAGCCAAGCTTGGTGATCTGGAGGTCTCCGTTTATCTTTATGGTGTCAATTGCAGATAACGTTTGAATGCGATGGTAAAAATCAAAAAGTTGGTGTCCATCCACAAACACTCGGAAACGTGGGTGCTCACAAAGAATTTCCACctggaagaaacaaaataataatccACAATTTCAATGAACGCTACTGGGGAAAACAAACAATACTTCACTTTAGAGAAAGAAAGGCAATATCTTCAGTGGTTCACAAACATCAGAATGCATTGAGACCTGCAGAGGGCTTGTTAGAACACAGATTGTTGTGCTCTACCTCCaaaatttctgattcagtaggtgtaAGAATCTTGTGTTTCTACCAAGTTCCAAGGTAATGCTGATATTGCTAGAATGGGGAACACACTTTGGGAACCATTGCTCTACACTATTCAATATAATaccttttaaagatttaaaattgcATTGCTTTAACATATCTCCCTTCTCCCTATACTCCAGAAAGTGATGTAACATAGCATAGACTTGTTTATATGGCACTTAATGCCTCCACTGTCATCCCCTGAACAATTCTATACCACCTTTCGAAGGGCCCCTCACAAGGCAGAACTGGTATCCATTAGTAGCAGGCCGTAATAGTCTAGACGCTCAAATATGGTAAGCACTAAGGCAGAGAGAAGGTTACACATAGTAATTACCACTGGACAAAGAACATGTCATTAACAAGGCTTTGTTGAGCCAAACAGAAATACTGGTTCCATAAGGTAAAAGCTTTTTCCTCAAGTAATTTACCATAAAGTTTAATTACTGGTAGTGTGCTATGATGGGTTTATTAAAAGCATTGGTATTCACCATGTAAGGAGGCTCCATATGTGATATGAGTCACATTTAATTCATATTACTAAAATTTTATCCCAAGAAGGGCCTATTTCACTTCAGTTTTGCTGTTGGGAGCACTATATTCCTCCTGGCAGTCAGAAGCTGTGGTTACTCACATTCATGAGCTATGCATTAAGGTTCATCACTAAGAAACTATCCTAGCCAAGAGGAGCCCAAGGGGACATCACCATTCTAGAGAAGGGGGTGAGGAGAGATAATGGGTCAAGGGTGCCTTCCAGAGACTGTAACTAGAAGTGCAACTATCTCAATTCTACCACCGATGCAAAAATCATGGATTCTTATTTTCCCCTCAGAATGTAAGAAGGGAAGTGAAAGAATTACTTCTTCATGAGGCACTTGAACATTTCTAGATGAAGGGTAACTGGTTAAGTGTAGTTCTGTTTTATTGGGCTCATATGTAACATGGAGCTTTTAATTGAGTTGTCATTTTTGTGATGTAATGTTAAGGTGTAATGACAATTCATCACTAGGTCTGACCCCTTTTTAACACCATTACTACTTGCgtttccctttattattttttttgacagaggcttgctctgtcacccaggctggagtgcagtgatgcaaccatagctcactgcagccttgaattcctgggctcaagcaatcctcccttctcagcctcccaagtagctaggactacaggtgtatgacACCATggcaggctatttttttttgtttgttttaaaggcaGGGTTTTCGctgtgtttcctaggctggtcttgaactcctttgctcaagcaatcctcttgcctcagcctcccaaagtggtgggattacaggcacaagccactgtgccacTACTTGCATCTCTTATTTGGCATTGCCTTTCATAGAGGAAGGGACTGCTAATGCTGCTTGATTGGATGAAAAGTTTGGATTGTGCTTCCTGCCCAGAAGATAGTGGGGAGCAAATCTTTATTCATCCAGCCCCAAGGGAAGGAATTTGTCAGCCACACAGCCTGTAACCATGAAATAGACTGAGGCTAATTAATCCAGAGGGGGAAACAAGGACATGAACATGGCCTCATTAGCAAAGGgaacaagagaaaatgaaatgatcATCATCATATTCTTTAAAATGTCATACGAATAAGAGAGCTACTTATTAGCTCTCAaccttattaatatttaataagtgGGTACGTATTAGTATTGATTAATCAATCAGATATTTGGGGGTAGGTATCTACTATACGTTGGGTACTATATAGAAAAGTCACTTACTCTTAACAATTTGGACATGTAAATATGggtctttttaaatgtatgagcTGAATAGAACTAAGAAGTTACTATGGCAAGTGTTAACTTATATCAGCAAACAGagctcttttgatctttgtttcaCCACTGGGTGACAAATTTCCTGGACACGCAGAAATTCTGGCTGCTTCAAGTGTTCTTGGCACACACTAGGTAAGTCGAACATTATTAGCCTGCCAGTGGCTGGAGCCGAGGCACTCGAGGTACTCACCCTGAATGGCTGGTCTGGAATGAATGGAAAGTAAGGGATTGCTGACTGTTCTTCACCCCTCTCCCCAGATATACAAGAATTTCTGAGTAGCTGCCGATCTGTGAACACAGCTTTGAGTTCGATTGCCACATCGGCAGGAGGGTCTTCCGAGTCCCCACAGGTCAAGCTGATTGCAAagctgaaaagaaaatcatcccACTGATTTAGGGTTGGatataaaaacatttcaaaatgacCCAAGTGCTTatatttcctcttcctcctctgggtTTGTCCGTTTTTAAGAGGTCACTACTCTTCCAGAGAGGTTAGATTATGGAGAAGTAAGTCAAACCAGTTTATTTTGTTACCTAAAGCAAGCTCTGGTGAAAACTTTGGTGGAGTCGAAAATGACTAAAATTAGAGATTTCAAATACCCTAAAGCGACCACACATCTATGTCTTAATCCACATCGGAATTCTCAAAAACAGCCACAGAAATTGACCAGGGGAAATAATGTTAAGTTGGGTTCTTATTCATCTTGATAGTTCTTGCTCCTGGCACCATGTgtcaaaaccataaaaaaaaaaaaaaaaaaaaaaaaatcctttggccTCCCTAAGGGTCAAAGAGAAAATGTGGGCCTATATTTATAATCTCTGATATAAATAGCTGTCTGGAGAAATGATGGCTGGGAttcatacacattcttttcatggGAACATGGTACTTTCTTGGCACTGGCAACTAGCAACACTGTCCACAAGGAGAGGAAGAGTAGGAGTGCTAAACCACAACAGGAGTGGGCAGGGCTCAGCCACAGCCTGATAGTTCTGTCCTGACAAAGACTCTGCCTTACCTCTCTGGGTTGAGGTCTACGATGCCCATCACTAACACCTTCTTGCCTGGTCTCATGCCACCTTTAATGTGCCCACAAAATGGAACTATCTGAAAAGGgtgggagaagaaaaatgaattttacagCCTATTAGGGAAGAGCCAAGACCTCAGATCCTGAAGGTCTGACCCATTGGAAAATGCAACAAacgaataaaattttaaaaagcaatgagaaaGGAGGAAGGTACAGGCAGAGACACAGAGCACAGAGCAAAATCATTTACCAGTCGTGGGAAGTACACGTCCGCTTGAACCGGAGAGCTCAAAGAGTTGTTTAAATGGCCATCATCTAGTTTCTAAAAATAGAAGTACACAGATTGGCTTTccatgggctcttttttggggGGCTGGAGGAAGAACCCACACAGATGTGGTGGACTCCAGCAGCCTTCCACATGCACACAGTGTCTGCAGATGATGCCTCTTCACCGTCTCTTAGATAATCTCATAACCCCCGAACAAAAACCATCTTTTCCACCCGGTAGTTAAGCCTCTGAAGATCCGCTGACCCTTCAGATCCAGATCAAAATCAAGGTCGAGGTCCACCGAGGAGCCAGAGCCCCACGCCGGAGGAGGACAGGCCCCTCTCCAGCCGCAAACGCTTCTGGAAGCGCGGTGGGCCAGGCCTGTCCTCCGGGACGTGACTGAAGTGGAGCGGCCGTGCTCAACTTCTCTCGGGAGCCCCGGGCGCCGACCCATTTCCAAGGGGGAATCCCCGGGACGTCGGGGGCGGTGGCGGGGCGCGCGCCCCGGACACACTCACCCACGCGCACACCTGGCTGGCGGTTGCACGGCACAGAGGGGGCTGTCGGGCGCCCCGACCCGCCATCCTCCACAAactccctccccagcccagaGCCCTGCAGCCCGGGAGCCTCTCCAGCCCCCAACACCGGCCGCGCGCAGCCGGCGGCTGCTAACAGGTACCGGGCGCCTTCCCACGCGCCGGGCGCTGGCCGGGCCTGCGGCTTCTCAGCACCCCAGCACTGCTGGAGCAGGCGGCGGCGGAGTGCGGGACGGCGGGGAGGGGCACCTCGCGCGCGCCCTGCCACACTCACCACCACGGCATCGCTGTCGGCCACCGATCCCGCCATCTTCTTGCCCGGCGCGGCGGGGTACGTGGGACGCAGCGCGCGGGCGGGGATCCCGGGGCTGTCCtgcgcggggcgggggcgggggcgcgggTCCGAGCTGGCGCGGGCGCGCGCACACACGAGGGGGCGCGCGCGCGCACGCCCGGGGCCCGGCGCCGACCTGGCAGGCACagcctgggaggaggggagaggaggggaggggaggggagggaggcagcgCCGGTCGGGAGGGCGAAGGTGCTTGCTTCGGCCCGGAACGGCCCCGGACCCGGACCAACGCTGCTGCTTGCTGCCGCTGCCGCTGCCCGACCAAGAAAGGTGGCGAGGGCCGTGCCGCATCGGCCCTGGGCAGCATTTAAAGGCCTCCGGGGCCCGGCTCGGGAACCGGGAACAGGGCGGGGACCCGGCGGGGCTGCCGCGGCTTGCTCAGCGGGCCCTACCCCTCGGCCATTGGACGGTGGCGGAGGCCGGGGAGGGAGGGACGGGCCTGTCCCGGTGCGGGAGGGCGGGGGCCCTGTCGGCGCTCACCGGCCAGAGGGTGGGCAGGGCCGGGGCTGGAGAAGTGAGGGCCCGAGCCGGTCAGGTGACAGGTGCTCGTGCCACCCGCGCCCTTCCCTCcagcctccttcctcctcctgccaCGTCCTGGGCGCTGGAGGGGCGATGGGAGGCGAGGTCGAGGGAAGGTTGGGTGCTGGGGGTGGTATTCCAGAGTGGGAGACTCGGCAGGATTTCTTTCAGAGAATTCCAACAAAATCGGGGGAAGGATTCATTCTGCTCTCTAGGGCAGAAAGAGAATGGAAGGTCTGAAGGCTTGCAGAAATAAATGTGTGACctgaaagaaagaagcagagaggACTGAAGGTAGGGACCTTTCTATCCCAGGAGGCTAGATACAGAAAGGTCTCTCTTCCCTGTGGAAGGACAGGCAGGTCTGGGCGTCCCTGGACTCTCTCGGGCAGGAGTCTAAGCCTTACCAAATCAAAGTGGGCGCAGTCACTGTCCTCAGAGAGCCTCCATTGAGCCCTGTTTCTAACAAGTCACTTGCCCAGTCTGGGGTAGTCAGCTTCTCACTGAAAATCTCCTCATACCCTTTGTGGAGTACTTCCCAGGGGATACACACCTCTTTTATTCAAGCCAGAAATTCCTTTATGGCATTTCCACACTAGGATGATTATGTAACTTCTCAGATAAAGCTGTATCAACATATCCTCTATTAGGTGACATCCTTGGCTGAAACATTCCATTGCATGAATCACCGGGGCGTTCTACGCTAATAAGCAGGGAGCATGTGTGACCTACTGCAGTCCCAGAGGGCCCCTCAGAGGCtcctttgctcctttttttttttttttttaaattgagacggagtctccctctgtggcccaggctggagtgcagtggcgcgatctcagctcactgcatcagctcactgcaaccttcgcctcccagggaGGCTTCTTTCTAGTCACTGCAATTGGCTGTGTGGCCTAGAACATCACTGTGGCTTTTGTGTCTTGGTTTTCCCTTTATGGGCCAGAGCTAATGATGGTAATCTCAGTTGAGCAGGGAGAATTACCTGCACACGCCTGTAAGCCTCAGTCATATCCTCTGGAAGTGGCTCTCGAACTAGATAGAGGCTGAAGCACAGTACGCTTGTGGCTGCAGCAAACTTTGTTTACCAGTCTTAGCTCAAAATCACtctttattactttaaaatattaggtACTTAAAGGAAATTATTGACATTTGAAAGCATactttattatgtatcaatttctGAGAGTCTGGTATAGAGGAAGCATTAAAGTGCAGTAGTTCTTTGTCATTAACTGAGTGACACAATAAGGGTGACACAATATGTGATGGTGGTTAAAGAGCCGGtgtcttgggttcaaatcctggctctactattcactagttgtgtgatcttggaaaaattactaaacttctctgtgccttagtttcttcatctgtgactcaggatgacaatgatgataataatgcctGTCTCAGGTTATTGGGAAGATTAAGTAAATACCTTCCTTAAAACAGTATtgggcacatagtaagcacttatACAAAAATACTGAGTGCCTGCTGTATACTAGGCACTGGGGATCCAGCAGGCGACTTTTTTGCTGAGCTTACATACTAGTGGGCAAAGGAagtcaataaacaaaatatgtcGGGTGATAAAAGTGTTAGGAAAAAgtaataaggccaggtgcggtggctcatgtctataatcccagcaatatgggaggctgaggcaagcggatcacttgaggccaagagtttgagaccagcctgggcgacatagagagactctgtctctacaaaaataaaaaaaattagctgggtgtggtggtgtgcacctgtagtcccagctacttgggaggctgaggtgggaggatccctcgaagccaggaagtcaaggctgcagtgagccctgatctcaccactgtactgcagcctgggtgacagagtgagaacctgtctcaataataataaaaataattaaaaagccaGTAGAGAGAGCGATAGGAGGTAGGGTGATGCTATTTATACAGGATGGTCAGGGAAGCCACCTCTGGTAAAGTGACATTTGAGAAGACCCCTGAAGGAGGGGGTGAGTCATGTGGACATCTGGAGGAACAGTTTGCTGGCAGAGGGAACTGCAAGGGCAAAGTCCCCAAGTactggggctgggggcagtgacGAGGAGATGTGTAGCTAGAAATGGATAGCCCTTCTACACTGTGGTTGAGGATTGGCTTTTACATGGGGAAATAGGAAGACATTAAAAGTTTCTGAGCAAAGGAGGGACATAGTTTGCCTTTTATTGTAGATTCATCCACATGCTGCTGTATGGAGTGGCCTTTGAAGAGAGGGTGGATGGTAGGAGGGAGGGTAAAAATGGGACCTAGGAGATTCCTATAGCATTCCAGACAAGGTGTGATGGTGGCCTTGACATGGTGGAAGTGGTGAAGATGTGAGAAGCCCTGGGCCCTTGATAAGTCCCAGCTGTTACCATGCAGATTTGAGAGTTCATATggtcttctgagcctcagtttcctcacttgcagAATTAAGGGGCTGAGCTCATTCATCACTCCCTCTTAGCTCTTAGAAAGTTCTGGTTCCTGAAAAGCTGTGTAAATACTATCTAAATTGAAATGGGTTTGAGAGTAGGTGCTGCTGAATGAAAATAATCTTGGGTTGAATCTTTTGATAAGTGCTTTTGTAGGGCAAAGAATAAccctttgatttgttttgttaagTGGAGTTTAAGATATTTGGATTGCTGGAGATGAGTTTCTTACATTTTAGGAATGTAAAGAATAGGAAGGTACTAAACGTGCTCAGAATATTTTATCATGGAAAATTGCCTGTTATTCCAAAAATGCTTGATTCCTTCTCAGTCTATAGAATGGTTTATTTTGAATATGAAGAGCAGAGAGAAAGCCTGaatgagtttttttgttgtaaCTGAGAGTTGAGCAGGGTCAAACTATCTCTTATGGGGAAAAGCCATTagcaaaataatgaattatagagcttaaaaaattctttttggagTTGTATAGCAAAGACTAGGCAAAATTTGCTCCATGCTTTGATTATAGGTATTTGTGTGTAAAAACATTAACCAAATTGGGACCCATTTATGAAATGCAGTAGTGAAATTTCAAGATGAACCGTGTTACTACTGGAAACTACTAAAAACGTTAAAGTGGGGAAGGCAGTCAAACAGATTATTAGCTTTGAAAAAAAGTACAAACAGGTCTTTGAAGATGGGCTTTGCTAAATGACTTTTCCAGAGGAAAATAGTAGATTACTTCCTTTTTACcttaacattttatgttttgttcaAATGTATGCACATAGAATTTCTAATATTGGGAGGGAGAACAAATATTGATGACAATTCAGCAACTATTTTATCAGTATTGCTACATGCCGTGGTACTATGGAGATAGGTGAAAATACATGAGTCttgtcctcaggaaacttacactctACTCTGGGACACAATGGCAGGATGTATTAGTGAGTAAGATAATAGAGGCCTCAGACCCATAGCCTGAGCACTGACGTGGGGAGATTCACTCCCATTTGGAGGATAAAGGCCACTTTCTGAAGGAGGTTGCGTATCCCTGAGCATATGCATAGCAGCAACTGCTGCAGAACTACAAAAGCAAGTCTTTGAAGACCACATTGCAGCTCTGTTTGTGGCCTGAATTCTAACCCCACTCTTCTCTCTGGTGTGGCAACCAGCTGAACTGAACCCCTGCTCCCAGAGGCTGCCTTTCGTCTGTGTCTTGGTCCAGAGAGGCACGTGCctccttcccttccaccatgCCTGCCGTCTGAGGCCTCCTGTGGGCCGTGATCCCAAGGCCCGACTTGAACTTACAGACCACTGATTTCTGTcggtgtgtatatacacattgtCTAAAGCAGGGTTTCTCCTCACACTAGTGACATTTTAGGCTAGGAAACCCTTTTTTGTGGGGGGCTGTCTGGTGTGTTAGAAGATGTTGAGCACTAGATGCAAATAGCACTTCCCCCTCCtagtgtgacaaccaaaaatacctTCAGATATTGACAAATGCCCCTCTTGGAAGGGAGGGCACAAATTGTCCCCAGTTGAGGCTCAGGACACACTACCCCAAAATGTAACTGTAGGAGACTAGAATATGCCACCCCCAAATATacttctttggcatattttgagCTGATTATTCTAAGAAACTGCAGCTGGAAAAGCTGTCCTTTTGTAAAAGAAATGTGTATCTATAAGGGAAATCTAATACAGTATCTGCATCATGAAGAGGGCTGCTCCAGACAACTTTTATTATCTGGGTGACTTTATCTACATAACAAGACGACCTTTATTCACCATACATTCGTACTTTCACCCTCCCACAACTTACGTTGCCACCATCCCCTTGAAGCCCCAAGCCCTATTCCTTTCCGTAGCTCAGGATACTATATAAGCTCCAACCATCTGACCCTTTGGAGTCTCGTAATTTGTGGGACtcccatgtgtatgtgtgtaattaaaatgtttttctcctgttaaccTGTCTTATGTCAAATTAATTCGTAGTCCAGCCAAGGAACCTACAAGGGTAGAGGGAAGCCAGTTTTCACCCTGTAAGAACCAATGATCTAGAAGGTTCCTTAAGATTCCTATTatccatatttatatatatgatatgaaaTTTTTTCCAATCAAATCTAGATTTGATACATGCACATCAGAAACACCTTCCTTTTTATTTGGCAAGTCATTGCTTCCTGATTACCTAGGAGCACTTTGCAAATGATTCCACAAAGAACCTCTAAACTGAAGGATGACCCATGAGGACTCTGTGGGTGTAGCTGCCAGATCAAAATGTCTTTGTAATATTGAGAGATTTGTGTGCATTGTGCATTCTGTTCCATAATATTGCCATGTTTATGTTGATGTGGACATAATGTGCTCCCCACGCCTGTACCTATAGTACAGCATCCCAAATGTTTATCTTGTTTACCCTGCAGCTTTGACTCCCTCCTCGCCCCAGGTCTCAAAGGATGGTGGTAGCCCACTTTGAGGAATAAGACACTGCACAGTGTTACAGGTCCATTCAGGCTTTCAGTTCTGCATAATTGCTTTTTCAGGCCAGTCTGCTGCTCATGATCAATATTCATGTAGGCAGCAAAATACACAAACTCAGCATCCTTTTGTTTACCTACTTAGGTAGGAGGGCAAACATTTATCAGGCTGTATTTCTATATTTCACAATGTGATTATAGTTCTTAATTATTTTAGGAACTATGGTCATGGTtgtcaaataattattttagacaCAAACAAACGTGTGTTGTACCAAAGTAATTAGGGGACAGCCATAAAACTTGGCAGTCAATGCCAGTTCCAACATTTCACTTATTTTCGGTTTACTTATGAGGAGACTAGAATGAGCCTTCTGCTTGTGTTTTAATTACTTAGTGCAGAAAGGATTGATTTCAGAAAACCTCCAGCTTAAGAAGAGAATAATGAATGCATTCCCAGGAGGAGCTCAAGGCTTCAAAGGTATGCTCTGCTTCAAGCCCTGGGGAATGTCACCGTGGACCCTTTACGTGTCTGAGAAGTCCTCCCTAGAACAGAAACCCTGGCCGACGGGGAAGTGGAATGCGCACTGTCCAGGAAAACAGAACCCTTGCTTCCAGCATTTGGAACTGACAGTGTGAATGAGATATTTTAAGACTCTTTCCAGTGGAGGTTTTTGTGTATAAAGATCAACCATGTGCTTCTGTGTcttctctccagcctcatctttgGCAATTCCAACAGGCAGGTCTGTGGTCAGCCAATCTTTTACCCATCAGGAATGTGACAGGCCTGCGTGGCAGTGCTCCAGGCCTAATTATGCTCTTCTCATTATGCTCGtcgtttctgttttcatttgctcGTTTATAGTTCTCCTCTTTACCGCctctgtgattttattttcttgttgtcaAGTGGCATAAAGGGCTTCTTAGTTTTGTAGTTTCATGGAAACTTGCCTGGCTTGGCTGGGTGGAAGAAGACCAAGATTTGGATTTAGCAGTCATTTGGAAATCCTGACTAATGGGGAGGAAAACCCAGGAGGCATATTGCCAGGTGGTCATTTGATTTTTGGAGGAAGCATATTTGGATGACACAAATTTCTGGATTTTTTCAAAGGTGAACTACACAGAGTATGGGTTAACACAGCACGGCTTCTGAGCAAACCACCATCCAGAAGAGACCTGGGAATTTAAACTTGGCATCCAAATTTGATTACCCAAGGTGATTGAGAGAAAgcatacttcatttatttattcaagaacAATTTATTGAGCTATGCTCTGTTTTAGTTGCCATTATgataatttttagtttctttaaaagAGCAAAAACGACCACATGCATTACTTGCACTTAAAATACTTGCCCTCCTCTTAGATACATGTTTCCTAGGGATATCTCTGCTAGCCTCATATCATAGATTACTCCCCTGCACACTGCCTCTTCCATGTGACAGTATTCAGAGTGGATCTAAGAGCtcccttgccaacatggcaacagagcccagaaaatcaaaatgaaatgctTTGAATTCATGGGCTCATTGCATCCCACCTCCATTTAGGTAATATGATTTCCATCTAAATGTAGTTTATCTGGTACATGTTGATTTGAGGCCTGAATTGTTCAAATGATTATCCCATAGAGAAGGATTAAgagttgaagaaaatattttaaactgaagaaGAAATTTACATTGACAGTCTACGTTGATTCAACTCAtcacatttcattcattcacattaTTGGCCTTTGTTGGTTCAGTGCTTCTCTGAAACCTGATAATTAGTTCAAACTGTATAAATTCAGGAGGCTTTGGGCTGGGCACGACTTTTTAAGattgccgtgtgtgtgtgtgtgtgtgtgtgtgtgtgatggtgggGTAAAGTGGAGAGAGGGGAaatttcagctttttaaattttaattgttatgtattatttgcacatttttatgggggtgcatgtgatattttgttacatgcgtagaatgtgtaatgatcaagtcaaggTCTTTAGAGTATCCATCACCTCGAGTATTTATCATTCCTGTGTGTTGGGAACATCTCAAGTTCTctttttttagctattttgaaatatagaatacattgttgttaactatagtcacccaaCTCTACTgttgaacattagaacttatt
The window above is part of the Symphalangus syndactylus isolate Jambi chromosome 14, NHGRI_mSymSyn1-v2.1_pri, whole genome shotgun sequence genome. Proteins encoded here:
- the LGALSL gene encoding galectin-related protein, which codes for MRHGPRHLSWSGSGSGSKQQRWSGSGAVPGRSKHLRPPDRRCLPPLPSPPLPSSQAVPARSAPGPGRARARPLVCARARASSDPRPRPRPAQDSPGIPARALRPTYPAAPGKKMAGSVADSDAVVKLDDGHLNNSLSSPVQADVYFPRLIVPFCGHIKGGMRPGKKVLVMGIVDLNPESFAISLTCGDSEDPPADVAIELKAVFTDRQLLRNSCISGERGEEQSAIPYFPFIPDQPFRVEILCEHPRFRVFVDGHQLFDFYHRIQTLSAIDTIKINGDLQITKLG